From one Suicoccus acidiformans genomic stretch:
- a CDS encoding group II intron maturase-specific domain-containing protein has product MKNRYRKPILNFTPAVSPNSQKKFRNSIRELRLPSRSGTLLSMIAEEINPKVRGWLNYFKKYNPSQVKQSMNWLKRILVD; this is encoded by the coding sequence ATGAAAAATAGGTACAGAAAGCCAATACTCAACTTCACCCCGGCAGTAAGTCCCAATTCCCAAAAGAAATTTAGGAATAGTATCCGGGAACTGAGACTACCTTCAAGGAGTGGGACACTGCTAAGCATGATAGCCGAAGAAATTAATCCTAAAGTTCGTGGTTGGTTAAACTATTTCAAGAAATACAATCCGAGCCAAGTTAAGCAGAGTATGAACTGGTTAAAGAGAATACTTGTGGACTGA